In Syntrophorhabdaceae bacterium, the following are encoded in one genomic region:
- a CDS encoding alpha/beta hydrolase produces MPDYTKIDTPEVLSYVFYPRDESGPCPKYAFDHFIPVSDVVAVHCRFYEQENDWPWILYFHGNGEVVSDYDEITMFYFKYKLNLVVVDYRGYGKSNGTPTVTDMSQDSQKVYESVKTALKERGLRDDLWIMGRSLGSVAALAIAYRQGANINGLIIESGFPSISSLIVRHGIATPDMDLDAITRECLDMIRSITVPVLIIHGEYDTLVPPDEAETIYENIGSTKKDLLMIPGGTHNDIMFVGLRQYMEAIRRLVDSTSPVK; encoded by the coding sequence ATGCCCGATTACACCAAGATAGATACCCCGGAGGTCTTGTCGTACGTGTTCTATCCCCGCGACGAGTCCGGTCCCTGTCCGAAATACGCATTTGACCATTTCATCCCCGTGTCGGATGTGGTTGCCGTCCATTGCCGCTTTTACGAACAGGAGAATGACTGGCCATGGATCCTCTATTTCCACGGAAACGGGGAGGTCGTAAGCGACTATGACGAGATCACCATGTTCTATTTCAAATACAAGCTCAATCTCGTTGTGGTCGACTACCGCGGCTACGGAAAGAGCAACGGCACGCCGACCGTCACGGATATGTCACAGGATTCCCAGAAGGTCTACGAATCCGTCAAGACCGCCTTGAAGGAGAGAGGTCTCAGGGACGACCTGTGGATCATGGGCAGGTCGCTCGGCAGTGTTGCCGCCCTGGCAATCGCCTACCGGCAAGGCGCGAACATCAACGGGCTCATAATTGAAAGCGGTTTTCCCAGCATCTCCAGTCTCATTGTCCGCCATGGCATAGCCACGCCCGACATGGACCTCGACGCCATCACCCGGGAATGTCTCGATATGATCAGATCGATCACGGTCCCCGTCCTCATCATTCACGGCGAATACGATACCCTCGTCCCGCCCGACGAGGCCGAGACCATCTACGAAAACATCGGCTCAACGAAAAAGGACCTTCTCATGATCCCCGGCGGCACGCACAACGACATCATGTTCGTGGGCCTGAGACAGTACATGGAAGCCATCCGGAGGCTCGTGGATTCTACAAGTCCCGTAAAATAA
- a CDS encoding cyclic nucleotide-binding domain-containing protein, which yields MGAVKKKEVAGVSIMEASPTKEFDLFRGVSQRVIAEIGKLGEEVTFKRDEIVFSADEPGSYFYELVEGEVDIVVLEKENMHFVVKRPGEIFGWSALVEPYVYSATARCLLPARAIRIGRGVIENAVKRHPEEGLIIYKHLIGIVAQRLRSAYQYIYRPQ from the coding sequence ATGGGAGCCGTGAAAAAAAAGGAGGTGGCAGGCGTGTCTATCATGGAAGCGTCCCCTACCAAGGAATTCGACCTTTTTCGGGGGGTAAGCCAGCGGGTCATAGCAGAGATCGGAAAGTTGGGAGAAGAGGTGACGTTCAAGCGCGATGAGATAGTCTTCAGTGCCGATGAACCGGGGTCATACTTTTATGAGCTCGTGGAAGGGGAAGTGGATATTGTGGTGCTGGAAAAGGAGAATATGCATTTTGTCGTCAAGAGGCCAGGTGAGATATTCGGCTGGTCGGCACTTGTGGAACCCTATGTCTACAGCGCAACGGCGCGGTGCCTTTTGCCGGCAAGGGCCATCAGAATAGGGCGGGGTGTCATTGAGAACGCGGTGAAACGTCATCCCGAAGAAGGCCTCATCATCTACAAACACCTTATAGGAATCGTCGCGCAACGGCTCAGAAGCGCCTATCAATACATCTACAGGCCGCAATGA
- the aspA gene encoding aspartate ammonia-lyase has product MSSNMRKEHDLLGEREVPADAYYGVQTLRGMENFHISGIPLSSYPTFVRSLAYVKKAAALANGQLGLLPPDVADAISRACDEVLDGKYREHFVVDMIQGGAGTSTNMNANEVIANIALEILGYEKGRYDIIHPNNHVNLCQSTNDAYPTAIRLTLILKIRALVEAMGYLRSALQKKSDEFCDVIKMGRTQLQDAVPMTLGQEFGAWGIMLGEDMDRMKEAQALVREINLGATAIGTGLNAHPDYAPLVAEKLRQLTGVDVLTSPDLVEATQDSGVYVQLSGVLKRFAVKISKICNDLRLLASGPRCGLNEINLPAMAPGSTIMPGKVNPIIPEVVNQVAYLVIGNDVTVSFAAEAGQLELNVMEPIIAFSLFNSLVALKRASKTLADRCILGITANRDRCREYVECSIGLVTALNPYIGYERSTEIAHEALATNRSVCELVLEKGYLKKEELDDILSPENMIKPRYMEKR; this is encoded by the coding sequence ATGAGCAGCAACATGAGAAAGGAACACGATCTTCTTGGCGAGCGGGAGGTCCCCGCCGATGCATACTACGGCGTTCAGACGCTGCGCGGAATGGAGAATTTTCATATCAGCGGCATCCCTCTTTCCAGCTATCCGACCTTTGTGAGGTCGCTGGCCTACGTCAAGAAGGCCGCTGCTCTTGCAAACGGCCAATTGGGGCTCTTGCCCCCTGATGTCGCGGATGCGATAAGCCGCGCCTGTGATGAGGTCCTCGATGGGAAGTACCGTGAACACTTCGTCGTCGACATGATACAGGGCGGAGCAGGCACATCCACGAACATGAATGCCAATGAGGTCATCGCAAATATTGCCCTCGAGATACTGGGATATGAAAAGGGGCGCTACGACATCATCCACCCCAACAATCACGTGAACCTCTGCCAGTCGACGAACGACGCCTACCCAACGGCGATACGGCTGACCCTTATCCTCAAGATCAGGGCGCTCGTAGAGGCAATGGGGTATCTCCGCTCCGCGTTACAGAAGAAATCAGATGAATTCTGCGACGTTATCAAGATGGGCAGAACGCAGCTGCAGGATGCCGTTCCCATGACTTTGGGCCAGGAATTTGGTGCCTGGGGCATCATGCTTGGCGAGGACATGGATCGAATGAAGGAGGCACAGGCGCTCGTAAGGGAAATAAACCTTGGAGCGACCGCCATCGGAACCGGACTCAACGCCCATCCCGATTACGCTCCTCTCGTGGCGGAAAAACTCAGACAGCTAACGGGCGTCGATGTCCTCACATCGCCCGATCTCGTGGAGGCAACACAGGATTCGGGGGTGTATGTCCAGTTGTCAGGTGTTCTGAAGCGCTTCGCCGTCAAGATCTCCAAGATCTGCAACGACCTCAGGCTTCTGGCATCCGGTCCACGCTGTGGTCTCAACGAGATAAACCTCCCCGCCATGGCCCCCGGCTCGACCATCATGCCCGGCAAAGTCAACCCCATCATACCTGAGGTCGTCAACCAGGTGGCCTATCTTGTCATCGGTAATGACGTGACGGTAAGCTTTGCCGCGGAGGCAGGCCAACTGGAGCTCAACGTTATGGAACCCATCATAGCCTTCAGTCTCTTCAATTCCCTTGTGGCCTTGAAGCGCGCCAGCAAGACGCTTGCCGACCGCTGTATACTGGGAATAACCGCAAACCGGGACAGGTGCCGGGAATACGTCGAATGCAGCATCGGCCTGGTGACGGCACTCAACCCCTACATCGGCTACGAGAGGTCCACCGAGATAGCCCACGAAGCCCTCGCGACGAACCGCTCGGTCTGCGAACTCGTCCTTGAAAAGGGATACCTGAAAAAGGAAGAACTCGACGACATCCTCTCCCCGGAAAACATGATCAAACCGAGGTATATGGAAAAGAGGTAG